From a region of the Acinetobacter calcoaceticus genome:
- a CDS encoding DUF2726 domain-containing protein, giving the protein MYYLITILLLFLAVVMAVKSLSRRHQHDSALKRRAVLTSHEQMTLNRLQTVLPKFTVLAHVSFDALLTTKYAHTRRKYQNMAADFVVLDQNYQVVVVVVLGESGLRRAHQQYERRLLQLAGYRVLHYSEVPDYDDLRRDLLTPEAEMATLHATPQLERMSNVFVKS; this is encoded by the coding sequence ATGTATTATCTAATTACGATTTTATTATTATTTTTAGCTGTTGTGATGGCAGTGAAAAGTCTTTCGCGAAGGCATCAACATGATAGTGCCTTGAAGCGCCGTGCAGTATTAACCAGTCATGAGCAAATGACATTAAACAGACTACAAACAGTTTTGCCTAAATTTACCGTGCTGGCACATGTATCCTTTGATGCGCTATTAACCACAAAATATGCGCACACGCGTCGAAAATATCAAAATATGGCGGCTGATTTTGTTGTACTTGATCAAAATTATCAGGTTGTTGTAGTTGTTGTTCTTGGAGAAAGTGGTTTGCGCCGAGCACATCAACAATATGAACGTCGTCTATTACAATTGGCTGGTTATCGCGTGCTGCATTACAGTGAGGTGCCTGATTATGATGATCTGAGAAGAGATTTATTGACTCCAGAAGCAGAGATGGCAACTTTACATGCAACGCCTCAGCTAGAACGAATGTCAAATGTTTTTGTGAAGTCTTAA
- a CDS encoding TIGR00730 family Rossman fold protein → MNSVLTMSVNDSPITAVKTKQPLIALYCGSRAGNNPIYREKAIELAHGIADQGFGLVYGGASIGLMGQVADSVLENGGEAVGVIPDFMLNYEEAHSRLTELHVVETMHERKAMMAERASAFIALPGGLGTFEEILEIATWGQLNQHQKPMILYNVNGFYNALIAQLDHAVQEGFLPLQHRAKLIICEDVDQIYNVIKNLKMPKRFVV, encoded by the coding sequence ATGAATAGCGTATTAACAATGTCAGTAAATGATTCACCAATAACAGCTGTAAAAACAAAACAACCTCTTATTGCATTATATTGTGGTTCACGTGCAGGAAATAATCCAATCTACCGAGAAAAAGCAATTGAACTTGCTCATGGAATTGCGGATCAAGGTTTTGGTTTAGTCTACGGCGGTGCAAGCATTGGCTTAATGGGACAAGTAGCCGACAGCGTACTCGAAAATGGCGGTGAAGCTGTGGGAGTGATTCCTGACTTTATGCTTAACTATGAAGAAGCACACTCAAGATTAACCGAATTACATGTGGTAGAAACCATGCACGAACGCAAAGCCATGATGGCCGAGCGAGCAAGTGCATTTATTGCATTACCTGGCGGTTTGGGTACATTCGAAGAAATATTGGAAATAGCCACTTGGGGTCAACTCAACCAACACCAAAAACCCATGATTTTATATAACGTCAATGGCTTTTATAATGCATTAATTGCTCAGTTAGATCATGCCGTTCAAGAGGGCTTTCTCCCGCTTCAACACCGCGCTAAATTGATTATCTGCGAAGACGTTGATCAAATTTATAACGTGATTAAAAACTTAAAAATGCCAAAAAGATTTGTTGTCTAG
- the dinB gene encoding DNA polymerase IV, producing MRKIIHIDMDAFYASVELREHPELRHLPVVISSHHPRAVIAAASYPAREFGLRSAMSMSQARKLCPQVVIIEPNFEKYRTVSAQIHSIFQQYTLLIEPLSLDEAYLDVTENLKQIASATEVAMHIREDIFRLTGLTASAGVAPNKFLAKIASDWNKPNGLCVIKPSQVANFIQDLPLKKIPGVGKVTQEKLQQLQLHTLGDLQKIEESILVHHFGKYGQQLYLYAQGIDHRPVQAERARQQISKETTFDSDFTLVQCQPYWQGLAEKVWQSLEKKQLKARGVNIKLKLKNFQTLQHSKSFKRPIQSLQDLIQVLFLLLNEMQIPEHFQFRLIGIGVYQLQTQADDFQLNLW from the coding sequence ATGCGCAAAATCATTCATATCGATATGGATGCTTTTTATGCATCAGTCGAGTTACGGGAACACCCTGAATTAAGGCATTTGCCCGTTGTCATTTCATCTCATCATCCGCGAGCTGTAATTGCTGCTGCATCTTATCCTGCCCGCGAATTTGGTTTACGTTCAGCCATGTCGATGAGTCAGGCAAGAAAACTATGCCCTCAAGTCGTTATTATTGAGCCAAATTTTGAAAAATATCGTACAGTTTCAGCTCAAATTCATTCTATCTTTCAGCAATATACACTTCTTATAGAACCATTATCTTTAGATGAAGCCTATTTAGATGTCACTGAAAACTTAAAACAAATTGCAAGTGCAACCGAAGTCGCCATGCATATTCGGGAAGATATTTTTCGGTTAACGGGGCTTACTGCGTCGGCAGGTGTGGCCCCTAATAAATTTTTGGCAAAAATTGCTTCGGACTGGAACAAACCGAATGGTTTATGTGTAATAAAACCCTCACAGGTCGCCAATTTCATTCAGGACCTTCCACTTAAAAAAATTCCTGGAGTCGGCAAAGTCACTCAGGAAAAATTACAACAGCTTCAATTACATACGCTGGGTGACTTACAGAAAATTGAAGAATCTATTCTAGTTCACCATTTCGGTAAATATGGTCAACAGCTCTACCTCTATGCACAAGGAATTGACCATCGACCTGTTCAAGCTGAAAGAGCACGCCAACAAATTTCGAAAGAGACAACTTTCGATAGTGATTTTACTTTGGTTCAATGTCAGCCCTATTGGCAGGGATTAGCAGAAAAAGTCTGGCAAAGCCTCGAGAAAAAACAGCTCAAGGCGCGTGGTGTGAATATCAAGCTTAAACTCAAAAATTTTCAAACATTACAACATAGTAAAAGCTTTAAAAGACCTATTCAGTCGTTGCAAGACTTAATCCAAGTTTTATTTTTATTATTAAATGAAATGCAGATTCCTGAACATTTTCAGTTTCGCTTAATTGGTATAGGGGTTTATCAATTACAAACACAAGCAGATGACTTTCAACTTAACCTTTGGTGA
- a CDS encoding YchJ family protein, whose protein sequence is MTQHTCPCGKGSYTECCEPLHLGTAKALTAEQLMRSRYSAFTLQQIDYIVKTTALGQQTALDKDAIADWSKQNQWLGLEVVNAKEKLDKTHAQVEFKAHYHDGQKAQVHHEISHFVFHQQQWFFLDPTVDMHVTMKQACICGSGKKFKQCCAQFI, encoded by the coding sequence ATGACTCAACACACTTGTCCATGTGGAAAAGGCAGCTATACAGAATGTTGTGAGCCTTTACATTTAGGCACAGCAAAGGCCCTAACAGCAGAGCAGCTTATGCGTTCGCGTTATAGTGCTTTTACATTACAGCAAATTGATTATATTGTTAAAACGACCGCTTTAGGTCAGCAAACTGCGCTTGATAAAGATGCCATTGCAGACTGGAGTAAACAAAATCAATGGTTGGGTTTAGAGGTCGTAAACGCCAAAGAAAAGCTAGATAAAACCCATGCACAGGTTGAATTCAAGGCACATTATCATGATGGACAAAAAGCTCAGGTTCACCATGAAATTTCACATTTTGTATTTCACCAACAACAATGGTTTTTTCTTGATCCCACAGTAGATATGCATGTCACGATGAAACAAGCTTGTATATGTGGCTCTGGAAAAAAATTTAAGCAATGCTGTGCACAATTCATATAA
- a CDS encoding trimeric intracellular cation channel family protein, giving the protein MLLTVIYIIAITAEAMTGALSAGRRSMDWFGVVLIACVTALGGGSVRDVLLGHYPLTWVKHPEYLVLTCCAAFVTIIIAKWMRHLHNIFLVLDALGLIGFTIIGCQIALQMGHGFVVSAVAGVLTGVSGGILRDILCNDVPFVFRRELYASISFVAVICYWVCQDLGFSLELTVISTLIFGFTLRLLAIYFGLEMPKFIYKDDDAESASSTDEH; this is encoded by the coding sequence ATGTTACTCACCGTTATTTATATTATTGCGATTACTGCCGAAGCCATGACAGGTGCATTGTCTGCGGGGCGACGGAGTATGGACTGGTTCGGTGTCGTACTGATTGCCTGTGTGACTGCTTTAGGAGGTGGTTCTGTACGTGATGTACTACTCGGACACTATCCTTTAACTTGGGTAAAACATCCTGAATATTTGGTCCTGACTTGTTGTGCTGCATTTGTCACAATCATTATTGCCAAATGGATGCGTCATTTACATAACATCTTTTTGGTACTCGATGCCTTAGGCCTAATTGGATTTACCATTATTGGTTGTCAGATTGCCTTACAAATGGGACATGGTTTTGTCGTATCGGCAGTCGCAGGGGTGTTAACTGGAGTTTCTGGCGGTATTTTACGTGACATTTTATGTAACGATGTTCCATTCGTTTTCCGTCGCGAACTTTATGCGAGTATTTCTTTTGTGGCAGTCATCTGTTACTGGGTATGTCAAGATTTAGGATTCAGTTTAGAGTTAACTGTTATTTCAACCTTAATTTTCGGTTTTACCCTGCGTTTGCTTGCGATCTATTTCGGCTTAGAAATGCCTAAGTTTATTTATAAAGATGATGATGCAGAATCGGCTTCTTCAACCGATGAACATTAA
- a CDS encoding GH25 family lysozyme, with protein sequence MTKLAKTFFTAQHNTLIGIGLACVMGVLAYFGLFYQQKAVAQDYPVQGFDVSHHQGNIDWKKISPEKFQFVYLKSTEGGDYKDSKFQENWLKAREHGFHVGAYHFYRLCRDGKTQADNFIATVPKKSDALPPVIDLEYDSNCINSYTKEQLIKEIGIMHDRLKQHYGKQPIFYISKTFYHIVLMGNFPNTPLWVRDYEGKPELKDKRKWLFWQHSNQGKIEGVIKPVDLNVYEGSVKEWHQFLQQQGIVKAQ encoded by the coding sequence ATGACCAAACTGGCTAAAACCTTTTTCACAGCACAGCACAATACCTTAATCGGAATTGGCTTGGCATGTGTTATGGGAGTATTGGCTTATTTTGGTCTGTTCTATCAGCAAAAAGCGGTTGCACAAGATTATCCAGTTCAAGGATTCGATGTTTCTCACCATCAAGGTAATATTGACTGGAAAAAAATATCACCCGAAAAATTCCAATTCGTTTATTTAAAATCGACTGAAGGCGGTGATTACAAAGATTCAAAATTTCAAGAAAACTGGCTCAAAGCGCGTGAACATGGCTTTCATGTAGGGGCTTATCACTTTTACCGCCTCTGTCGTGATGGTAAAACGCAAGCAGATAACTTTATTGCGACAGTGCCTAAAAAATCAGATGCGCTTCCACCAGTTATTGATCTGGAATACGACAGTAACTGTATTAATTCATACACCAAAGAACAATTAATTAAAGAAATTGGCATCATGCATGACCGCTTAAAACAGCATTATGGCAAACAGCCCATCTTTTATATTTCTAAGACTTTTTATCACATTGTGTTAATGGGTAATTTCCCAAATACACCCCTTTGGGTAAGAGATTACGAGGGAAAACCTGAACTTAAAGACAAAAGAAAGTGGCTCTTTTGGCAGCATAGTAATCAAGGTAAAATTGAAGGGGTGATAAAGCCTGTAGACTTAAATGTCTATGAGGGTTCAGTCAAAGAATGGCACCAATTTTTACAGCAGCAAGGCATCGTGAAAGCACAATAA
- a CDS encoding MFS transporter, protein MDLVSRIQNLPIGKFHYTLLWVVGLGWMFDAMDTGIIAFIMTTLVKDWALTPAESGWIVSIGFVGMAIGAVCSGALADRFGRKTIFASTMAIYSIATALCAFAPDLKWLLIFRFIVGIGLGGQLPVAVTLVSEYIPSHVRGRFIVLLESFWGLGWLVAALVSYFIIPKFGWHIAFLMGGLPLIYILVIWKKLPESIPYLINHVRIEEAHALVQKLEAQAGVQIVHHIEVVPVAIQQKVSFKQLWSGPFARRSLMLWLIWFGIVYSYYGIFTWLPSLLVKQGYDIVKSFEYVLLMILAQLPGYLAAAWFVERLGRKITLASFIGFCALSAYFFGQADSVNSIMFWGCLMSFFNLGAWGVLYTYTPEQYPANIRAFGSGWASAMGRLGGILAPIVVTHMMVAKNGFSHVFMMFTVVLLLVAAVILILGEETQGKRLESIGL, encoded by the coding sequence ATGGATCTGGTTTCACGTATACAAAATCTTCCAATTGGCAAATTTCACTACACGCTTTTATGGGTAGTGGGTTTAGGTTGGATGTTTGATGCGATGGACACTGGCATAATTGCTTTTATCATGACAACTTTAGTCAAGGACTGGGCATTAACTCCAGCTGAAAGTGGTTGGATTGTGAGCATTGGCTTTGTAGGAATGGCTATTGGAGCCGTTTGCTCGGGCGCTTTAGCAGACCGTTTTGGTCGAAAGACAATATTTGCCTCTACCATGGCAATTTATAGCATCGCGACTGCTTTATGTGCTTTTGCTCCAGATTTAAAATGGTTATTAATTTTTCGTTTTATTGTTGGCATTGGACTTGGCGGACAGTTACCTGTTGCGGTAACACTGGTTAGTGAATATATACCTTCACATGTACGCGGTCGTTTTATTGTACTCCTTGAAAGCTTTTGGGGGTTAGGCTGGTTAGTTGCAGCCCTAGTTTCTTATTTCATTATTCCTAAATTTGGCTGGCATATTGCATTTCTTATGGGTGGCCTTCCATTGATTTATATTTTAGTGATTTGGAAAAAACTCCCTGAATCTATACCGTACCTGATCAATCATGTTCGTATTGAAGAAGCGCATGCATTAGTTCAAAAATTAGAAGCTCAGGCAGGTGTTCAAATTGTTCATCATATTGAAGTTGTGCCTGTAGCCATACAACAAAAGGTCTCTTTTAAACAACTTTGGAGTGGTCCTTTTGCCCGTCGTAGTTTAATGCTGTGGCTCATCTGGTTTGGAATTGTGTATTCCTACTACGGCATTTTCACTTGGTTACCAAGTTTATTGGTGAAACAGGGCTATGACATTGTTAAATCTTTTGAATATGTACTTTTAATGATTTTGGCACAGCTACCAGGGTACTTGGCAGCGGCATGGTTTGTTGAACGATTGGGTAGAAAAATTACACTGGCTTCTTTTATTGGTTTTTGTGCATTGTCTGCATATTTCTTTGGACAAGCCGACAGCGTAAACAGCATTATGTTTTGGGGCTGCCTCATGTCATTCTTTAATTTAGGGGCATGGGGAGTTTTATATACCTATACGCCAGAACAATATCCAGCCAATATTCGGGCTTTCGGTTCGGGCTGGGCATCGGCAATGGGGCGTTTAGGCGGGATTCTGGCGCCGATCGTCGTTACACATATGATGGTGGCTAAGAATGGATTTAGCCATGTCTTTATGATGTTTACTGTTGTTTTACTTTTGGTCGCAGCTGTAATTTTAATATTGGGTGAAGAAACTCAAGGGAAAAGACTAGAGTCGATAGGCCTCTAG
- a CDS encoding RidA family protein, with product MTVKRLHVTSRYCEVAISGNLVHLAGQLADDTSVDVTGQTQQTLDNIDRLLAEAGTDKTHILSVMIFLKDIEKDYAAMNAVWDTWISEGHPPARTCVESKLYAPDVLVEMTVVAVLP from the coding sequence ATGACGGTAAAGCGTTTACACGTTACTTCACGCTACTGCGAAGTTGCAATTTCAGGTAATTTGGTACACTTAGCTGGACAACTCGCAGATGATACAAGCGTAGATGTTACAGGACAAACTCAACAAACTTTAGATAATATTGACCGTCTATTGGCAGAGGCTGGAACCGATAAGACCCATATTCTTTCTGTCATGATTTTTCTAAAAGATATCGAAAAAGACTATGCAGCAATGAATGCCGTTTGGGATACATGGATTAGCGAAGGACATCCACCAGCACGGACGTGTGTAGAGTCCAAACTTTATGCACCGGATGTACTTGTAGAAATGACAGTGGTGGCTGTACTTCCATAA
- a CDS encoding TerC family protein yields MIFEWMSDPSAWVGLATLIVLEIVLGIDNLVFIAILAEKLPPEQRAKARVIGLVLALGMRLVLLAAIAWVVTLTQPLFHIFDHPFSGRDLILLFGGVFLLFKGTMELHERMEGKQLQKEDNPVHAAFWMVIVQIVVLDAVFSLDSVITAVGMVKDKSVMMLAMIVAVGIMLWASRPLMDFVNKHPTVVILCLGFLMMIGFSLVVEGFGFHIPKGYLYAAIGFSILVEIINQSMRRNQEKLVTTTDLRYRTASAVLRMLGSKSSGSSSDTQSSDKEDVLATQAFADEVFDEDNGAYHSVLVQGVLSLSERPVKSVMTPRPELEWIDLDDEPEVLKERLMSMTHSRLIVARGELDNIEGIALTHKVLNGFIETGVVDFQKHLREPVIVHENAQVLMVMEQLRQAPLQMAIVLNEYGSIEGIATPIDILEAIAGEFPDEDELDAAAESLEDGSLILEGSTDIRHVSLLLGRDLVDESEQYSTLSGYLLFHLGRLPENGETVEADGYRFEVVTMEGHKIEKVHIVSTEQDESKD; encoded by the coding sequence ATGATCTTTGAATGGATGTCTGATCCCTCTGCTTGGGTGGGTTTAGCTACCTTAATCGTTCTTGAAATTGTATTGGGCATCGATAACCTCGTTTTCATTGCTATTTTGGCCGAAAAGTTGCCGCCAGAACAGCGAGCTAAAGCGCGAGTAATTGGTTTGGTACTCGCTTTGGGAATGCGTTTAGTACTTTTAGCCGCTATTGCTTGGGTTGTGACACTTACCCAACCACTCTTCCATATTTTTGATCATCCATTTTCTGGTCGTGATTTGATCTTGTTGTTCGGTGGTGTGTTCTTGCTCTTTAAAGGCACCATGGAATTACATGAGCGCATGGAAGGCAAACAACTGCAAAAAGAAGACAATCCAGTGCATGCAGCATTCTGGATGGTCATTGTCCAGATTGTCGTGCTTGATGCTGTGTTTTCATTAGACAGTGTGATTACCGCAGTGGGGATGGTCAAAGACAAGAGTGTCATGATGCTGGCAATGATTGTTGCTGTCGGAATCATGTTGTGGGCATCAAGACCACTTATGGACTTTGTCAATAAGCATCCAACCGTGGTTATTCTCTGCCTTGGCTTTTTAATGATGATTGGTTTCTCTTTGGTCGTGGAAGGTTTTGGTTTCCATATTCCGAAGGGCTACTTATATGCTGCAATTGGTTTCTCGATTTTGGTAGAAATAATCAATCAGAGCATGCGCCGCAATCAGGAAAAGCTGGTGACAACCACAGACTTGCGTTATCGCACTGCCTCTGCGGTTTTACGTATGCTAGGAAGTAAAAGCAGTGGTTCTAGCTCAGATACACAATCTTCTGATAAAGAAGATGTATTAGCTACACAAGCTTTTGCAGATGAAGTGTTTGATGAAGACAATGGCGCTTATCACAGTGTGCTTGTGCAAGGTGTTCTTAGTTTATCAGAACGTCCTGTAAAGTCTGTTATGACTCCACGACCTGAACTTGAATGGATTGATTTAGACGACGAGCCAGAAGTTTTAAAAGAACGTTTAATGTCAATGACACACTCTCGTTTGATTGTTGCACGTGGTGAACTTGATAATATTGAGGGCATTGCACTCACTCATAAAGTTCTAAATGGCTTTATTGAAACAGGTGTGGTCGATTTTCAAAAGCATTTACGTGAACCTGTCATTGTGCATGAAAATGCTCAAGTACTTATGGTGATGGAGCAATTACGTCAAGCGCCTTTACAAATGGCAATCGTATTAAATGAATACGGTTCAATTGAAGGTATTGCAACGCCAATCGATATCTTAGAAGCAATTGCGGGTGAATTCCCTGATGAAGATGAGCTAGATGCAGCCGCTGAGAGCTTGGAAGATGGTTCATTAATACTTGAAGGTTCAACCGACATCCGCCATGTATCTTTGTTATTAGGCCGTGATTTAGTTGATGAAAGTGAACAGTATTCTACTTTATCGGGCTATTTGTTATTCCATTTAGGTCGCTTGCCTGAAAATGGTGAAACTGTTGAAGCCGATGGTTATCGCTTTGAAGTGGTGACGATGGAAGGTCATAAAATCGAAAAAGTTCATATTGTTTCTACCGAACAAGATGAATCAAAAGATTAA
- the mdtD gene encoding multidrug transporter subunit MdtD, which translates to MNATPTHQALQPEYRLLVLLVSIGFFMQALDTTIVNTAIPAMAHHLNEDPLRMHSVVVAYVLSVAACIPLSGWLADRFGVRNIFLSAIVIFTLASLGCGLSQSLNELLFFRVIQGVGGALLLPVGRLSLLKIIPRTQFLAAMSLMSLAGLLGPLAGPTLGGWLVEVATWHWIFLINIPMGILGILMTLKVMPNVKEPMVKTFDLVGFILLVVAMIGWSLGIEHLASPEYSKWFSISLLVVGIIATLWYAYHSHTHQNALFRSRLFRNKIYAIGILGNFFARFGGNALPFVLPLMLQVAFGFEPFIAGLMMIPLVLGSLFSKPIVRPIIQKIGYRRFLLINTTLVGLCIASFAIMTVDTPTWFRALHFFLFGTLNSLQFVGMNTLTLKDLPQQDASSGNSFLSMIMMLSMSIGVALAGTLINIFTSYYGADHVTTAFHLTLICLGCINVIAALIFWQIPKNTPV; encoded by the coding sequence ATGAATGCCACGCCGACTCACCAAGCCTTGCAACCTGAATACCGCCTACTCGTTCTTTTGGTTTCCATTGGCTTTTTTATGCAGGCTTTGGATACAACAATTGTAAATACCGCTATTCCTGCAATGGCTCATCATCTAAATGAAGATCCTTTACGCATGCACAGTGTAGTGGTGGCCTATGTCTTATCAGTAGCTGCCTGCATTCCTTTAAGTGGCTGGTTAGCAGACCGCTTTGGTGTTAGAAATATTTTCTTATCGGCAATTGTTATTTTTACTCTGGCTTCTTTAGGATGTGGTCTTTCTCAAAGTCTCAATGAGCTGTTATTTTTCCGGGTCATCCAAGGTGTGGGTGGAGCATTATTACTCCCTGTTGGTCGACTATCACTTCTAAAAATCATTCCTCGAACTCAGTTCTTAGCTGCAATGAGCTTAATGAGTCTTGCAGGTTTACTCGGACCTTTGGCTGGTCCAACTTTAGGCGGCTGGTTAGTTGAAGTTGCAACTTGGCACTGGATTTTTCTCATTAATATTCCTATGGGTATCTTAGGCATATTAATGACATTAAAAGTCATGCCAAATGTGAAAGAGCCTATGGTCAAAACATTTGATTTGGTCGGTTTCATATTGTTAGTTGTAGCAATGATTGGATGGTCTTTGGGCATAGAACATCTTGCTTCACCAGAATATTCAAAATGGTTCAGCATCTCTCTATTAGTCGTTGGAATAATCGCAACACTTTGGTATGCCTATCACTCTCATACACATCAAAACGCATTATTCCGCAGTCGGCTCTTTAGAAACAAAATTTATGCGATTGGTATTTTAGGTAATTTCTTTGCCCGCTTTGGTGGTAATGCCTTACCTTTTGTTTTACCACTCATGCTACAGGTCGCTTTTGGTTTTGAACCCTTTATTGCGGGTTTAATGATGATTCCTCTGGTCTTGGGTTCATTATTTTCAAAGCCAATCGTTAGACCTATTATTCAGAAAATTGGCTATCGACGTTTTTTACTCATCAATACAACGCTGGTCGGGCTATGTATTGCCTCTTTTGCCATCATGACAGTCGACACCCCAACTTGGTTTAGAGCCTTACACTTTTTCTTATTTGGCACATTAAATTCATTACAATTTGTTGGAATGAATACTTTGACCTTAAAAGATTTGCCTCAACAAGATGCGAGTAGCGGCAATAGTTTTTTATCGATGATCATGATGCTATCAATGAGTATTGGCGTGGCGCTGGCAGGTACGCTCATTAATATATTTACCAGTTATTATGGTGCCGATCACGTGACAACAGCATTTCATCTCACTTTAATTTGCCTCGGTTGCATCAATGTAATTGCTGCACTTATCTTCTGGCAAATTCCAAAAAATACTCCCGTATAA